The proteins below come from a single Triticum aestivum cultivar Chinese Spring chromosome 5D, IWGSC CS RefSeq v2.1, whole genome shotgun sequence genomic window:
- the LOC123120684 gene encoding receptor like protein kinase S.2 codes for MSLRRLCFVLPMDGDEVLVASADDDHDDDARRRPGEKLGSYVREKVGRALSCLRCGCRDSRSAADFEDMDGVYEVGARKIRGAAGPRVFSYSELYIGTSGFSEHEVLGSGGFGRVYRAVLPSDGTTVAVKCVASVGVDRFEKSFLAELAAVARLRHRNLVRLRGWCVRDEEELLLVYDYMPNRSLDRLLFAPASAAPGAPALGWDRRRRIVAGLAAALLYLHEQLDTQIIHRDVKTSNVMLDSEYNARLGDFGLARWLEHAVEDAPPTKKLELLPSPPSVRSTSSFSSSANYQFRLIDTSRIGGTIGYLPPESFQRRGAATAKSDVFSFGIVLLEVATGRRAVDLAYPDDQIFMLDWVRRLSDDGKLLKAGDRKLPDGAHAMFDMGRFIHLGLLCSLHDPRARPTMKWVVENISGSCSGELPALPSFLALPKYISLTSSSDDSGSSTTIAGTNSTATSAASTKHMYATAAGTTIYLTAEDGRSPTGGSGENKSGSSQRSSPRPAVAVPNVDTPREISYKEIVEITNDFSESQVVAELDFGTGYEGFLDNGNGGRVHVLVKRLGMKTCPALRVRFANELCNLAKLRHRNLVQLRGWCTDHGEMLVVYDHSPGNLLSHHLLARHSNSGILSWRHRYGIVRALASAVLYLHEEWDEQVIHRNITSAAVFLDSDRSPRLGSFALAEFLSRNEHNNPHVVLPTGSGTARGIFGYMSPEYMESGEATAMADVYSFGVVVLEVVTGAMAVDMRSPEVLLVRKVQVGLEQDVRDVEALADRRLDDRFDRRELVRLAKLGIACTRSDPAARPSMRKVVSILDGNDEVLRKFERRMESREEWERKNVAALSLVRRLQALGIH; via the coding sequence ATGTCGCTCCGCCGGCTGTGCTTCGTGCTGCCCATGGACGGGGACGAGGTCCTCGTGGCCTCCGCTGACGACGACCACGACGACGACGCCCGACGGCGCCCCGGGGAGAAGCTGGGCTCGTACGTCCGCGAGAAGGTCGGCCGCGCGCTGTCCTGCCTCCGCTGCGGGTGCCGCGACTCCCGGTCGGCGGCGGACTTCGAGGACATGGACGGCGTGTACGAGGTCGGGGCGAGGAAGATCAGAGGCGCGGCGGGGCCCAGGGTGTTCAGCTACTCGGAGCTCTACATCGGCACCAGCGGCTTCAGCGAGCACGAGGTGCTCGGCAGCGGGGGGTTCGGGCGGGTGTACCGCGCCGTGCTGCCCAGCGATGGCACCACGGTGGCCGTCAAGTGCGTCGCCAGCGTCGGCGTCGACCGCTTCGAGAAGTCGTTCTTGGCGGAGCTGGCCGCCGTTGCCCGGCTGCGGCACCGCAACCTCGTGCGCCTCCGCGGGTGGTGCGTCCGGGACGAGGAGGAGCTGCTGCTCGTGTACGACTACATGCCCAACCGTAGCCTCGACCGCCTCCTCTTCGCGCCGGCCTCGGCTGCCCCGGGCGCTCCCGCGCTCGGCTGGGACCGGCGGCGCCGCATCGTCGCCGgcctcgccgccgcgctgctcTACCTGCACGAGCAGCTCGACACGCAGATCATCCACCGGGACGTCAAGACCAGCAACGTCATGCTTGATTCGGAGTACAACGCCCGCCTGGGGGACTTCGGCCTCGCCCGCTGGCTCGAGCACGCCGTCGAGGACGCGCCGCCCACGAAGAAGCTCGAGCTGCTGCCGTCGCCGCCTTCCGTGCGGTCGACGTCGTCGTTTTCCTCGTCGGCCAACTACCAGTTCCGGCTGATCGACACGAGCAGGATCGGCGGCACCATCGGGTACCTCCCTCCGGAGAGTTTCCAGCGCAGGGGCGCGGCCACGGCCAAGTCCGACGTGTTCAGCTTCGGGATTGTGCTCCTGGAGGTAGCCACCGGACGCCGGGCGGTCGATCTGGCGTACCCCGACGACCAAATCTTCATGCTGGATTGGGTACGCCGGCTGTCCGACGACGGAAAGCTGCTCAAAGCCGGTGACCGTAAGCTGCCGGATGGCGCGCACGCCATGTTCGACATGGGCCGGTTCATCCACCTCGGCCTCCTCTGCTCGCTGCATGACCCGAGGGCTCGTCCtacgatgaagtgggtggtggagaACATCTCCGGCAGCTGCTCCGGCGAACTCCCGGCGCTTCCGTCCTTCTTAGCACTCCCAAAGTACATCTCTCTCACTTCATCCTCCGACGACTCCGGTTCATCGACAACAATCGCCGGCACGAACAGCACAGCCACCTCTGCCGCGTCGACGAAGCACATGTACGCCACAGCGGCTGGTACCACCATTTACCTCACGGCAGAAGACGGCAGGTCGCCCACAGGCGGCTCGGGTGAGAATAAGAGCGGCAGCAGCCAGCGATCGTCGCCGCGGCCAGCGGTGGCAGTTCCAAATGTGGACACTCCGCGTGAGATATCGTACAAGGAGATCGTGGAGATCACGAACGATTTCTCCGAGTCGCAGGTGGTAGCGGAGCTGGACTTCGGGACAGGGTACGAGGGCTTCTTGGACAACGGCAATGGCGGGCGCGTCCACGTCCTCGTGAAGCGGCTGGGCATGAAGACGTGCCCGGCGCTGCGCGTCCGGTTCGCGAACGAGCTCTGCAACCTGGCCAAGCTACGGCACCGGAACCTGGTGCAGCTGCGCGGGTGGTGCACGGACCACGGCGAGATGCTCGTCGTCTACGACCACTCCCCGGGGAACCTCTTGAGCCACCACCTCCTCGCCCGGCACAGCAATTCTGGCATCCTCTCGTGGCGCCACAGGTACGGCATCGTGAGGGCGCTGGCGTCCGCCGTGCTGTACCTGCACGAGGAGTGGGACGAGCAGGTCATCCACCGCAACATCACGTCGGCGGCGGTGTTCCTGGACTCCGACCGGAGCCCGCGGCTGGGCAGCTTCGCGCTCGCCGAGTTCCTGTCAAGAAACGAGCACAATAACCCCCACGTGGTCTTGCCCACCGGCTCGGGTACAGCGCGGGGCATCTTCGGGTACATGTCGCCGGAGTACATGGAGAGCGGCGAGGCCACCGCGATGGccgacgtgtacagcttcggggTGGTGGTTCTCGAGGTCGTGACCGGCGCGATGGCGGTGGACATGAGGTCGCCGGAGGTGCTCCTCGTGAGGAAGGTGCAGGTCGGCCTGGAGCAGGACGTCCGTGACGTGGAGGCGCTCGCGGACAGGCGGCTGGACGACAGGTTCGATCGGCGAGAGCTGGTGCGGCTGGCGAAGCTGGGCATCGCGTGCACGCGGTCGGACCCGGCGGCGCGGCCGAGCATGAGGAAAGTCGTGAGCATTCTGGACGGCAACGACGAGGTGCTGAGGAAGTTCGAGCGGCGGATGGAGAGCAGGGAGGAGTGGGAGAGGAAGAATGTGGCGGCTTTGTCCTTGGTGAGGAGACTGCAGGCTCTTGGCATACACTGA